Sequence from the Lysobacter solisilvae genome:
TTTGGACATGTTCGTTTCCTTGTTCCGTCGTTCCCGGGGGCTTCAACTGAGGAGCGGGCGGGAACCCAGTGTCTTTGGTGGTTGCGACAAAGTCGCTGGCCCCCCGCGTGCGCGGGGGTGACGAGCGTCAGAGCAGACCCTTGGCCTTGAGCGCGGCAACCAGTTCGGCCGCGTCCTTCACCATCACGCCCTTGCCGCGCTTGGTCGGCGCGGCGTGGTGCGTGGTCTTGAGGCCTTCGGCGGCATCGACGGCCAGGTCGGCCAGCGCGATGGTCTCCATCGGCTTGCTCTTGGCCTTCATGATGTCGGGCAGCTTGATGAAGCGCGGCTCGTTCAGGCGCAGGTCGGTGGTGATCACCGCGGGCAGGTCGACTTCCAGCGTTTCCAGGCCGGCGTCGACTTCGCGCGTCACCGTAGCCTTGCCGCCGGCAACTTCCAGCTTGCTGGCGAAGGTCGCCTGCGGGCGGCCCCACAGCGTGGCCAGCATCTGGCCCGTCTGGCTGGCGTCGTCGTCGATCGCCTGCTTGCCCAGGATCACCAGGTCGGGCTGTTCCTTCTCGATCAGCTTGAGCAGGATGCGCGCCGCGGTCAGCGACTGTACCGGCTGGTCGCTGACCACGTGGATGGCGCGGTTGGCGCCCATCGCCAGGCCGTTGCGCAGGTGGGCCTGGGCGTCGGCCGGGGCGATCGTGGCCACGATCACTTCGGTCGCGATGCCCTTGTCGCGCAGGCGCAGGGCCTCTTCCAGCGCGATCTCGTCGAAGGGGTTGGCCGACAGCTTGACGCCATCGGTGATCACGCCGGAACCGTCGGGCTTGACCTGGATGCGGACGTTGTAGTCCACCACGCGCTTGTAACCGACGAGGATCTTCATCGTGCGGGAATTCCTGTGGGATTGGCCCTGTGGGGGAGCCCGGTGGGAGTGGGACGCGACCTGCCGGTCGAGCCCGCGATTCTATCAGGGCCGCCCACCGGCACCGCTAACGACACCGCCCGGGCGCCGGCCCCGGGGCGGCGGGGAAGGGGTCCCGGTCCGGCGGCCGCGCTTGGCCGCGCGCGGGCACTGTGGTAACCAGCAGGACCGGCATCGAAGGAGGCGAGGGTGGGCATCGGGTCATTGAGCGACACGCTGGCGCAGGACGCGGAGGGCATCTGGCGCACGGGGGCCACCCACCAGGTCTCCTATGCGCAGCACGGCCATGGCGAGTGCTTCCAGGTCGAGGACCGCTCGTTCTGGTTCCGCCACCGCAACGACTGCATCGCCAGCCTGGTCGCGAACCACCCGTTCCGCGGCGCATTGCTCGACATCGGCGGCGGCAACGGCTACGTGGCCCGCCGGCTGGCCGACGAGGGCCACGAGGTGGTGCTGGTCGAGCCGGGCGAAGTCGGCGCCCGCAACGCGCGCAAGGGCCGGGGGCTGGAGCACGTGGTCTGCGCGACGGTCCAGGACGCCGCCTTTCGGCCGGGCAGCTTCGGTGCGCTCGGCCTGTTCGACGTGATCGAACACATCGAGGACGACCGCGGCTTCCTGCAGGCCAGCACGCCGCTGCTGGCCCCGGGCGGGCGCCTGTACCTGACCGTGCCCTGCCATGCCTGGCTGTGGTCGGGGGCGGACGTCGAGGCCGGGCATTTCCGCCGCCACACGCGCGCCAGCCTGGAGCGGCTGCTCGACGGGCTGTACCGCATCGACTACCTGGGCGGCTTCTTCCGCCCGCTGGTGGCCCCGCAGTACCTGCTGCGCGCGCTGCCGTACCGGCTCGGCCTGGGCCGACGGCAGAGCCTGCTGTCGGCGGAGGCCGAACACGGCGCCGGCGACGGCCTGGCCACGCGCGCCATCACCGCCCTGCTGCACCGCGAACACGCGCGCATCGCGCGCAACCAGGTGCTGGGCATGGCGCTGGCGCCCAGCGCGCTGGTGGCCGCCACCCGGCGCTAGCGTTCAAGGGCCGGCCGGTCGCGGTCGGCTATGCTTTGCGGCCCTGTCAGCGGCGAGACGGCGATGCTCCATCCGGTGGTCCTGAGCGGCGGCAGCGGCACCCGGCTGTGGCCCCTGTCCAGGCAGAACCAGCCCAAACAGTTCCTCTCGCTGATCGGCGACCACTCGCTGTTCCAGGAGACCGTCCTGCGCGCCAGCCGGCTGCCCGGCGTGCAGCCGCCGGTGACGGTGTGCAGCGACGACCACCGCTTCATGGTGGGCGAGCAGCTGCAGGGCGTGGGCATCGGCAACGGCGGCATCCTGCTCGAACCCATGGCCCGCAACACCGCGCCCGCCATCGCGCTGGCCGCCCTGCACGTGGCCGCCGGCGACCCCGACGGCCTGATGCTGGTGATGCCGGCCGACCACCTCATCGAGGACGAGGCCGCCTTCCGCGAGGCCGTGGCCAGCGCACGCCGTTTGGCCGAGGCCGGCTGGCTGGTCACCTTCGGCATCCGCCCCGACTACGCCGAGACCGGCTACGGCTACATCCTGCGTGGCGAACCGCTGGACGAGGCCGGCTTCCGCGTCGCCCGCTTCGTCGAGAAGCCCGACCTGCCCACCGCGGAGCGCTACCTGGCCGAAGGCACCTACGCCTGGAATTCGGGCATGTTCCTGTTCCAGGCCCGCCGTTACCTGGAAGAACTGGCCACGCACGCCCCGGCGATCGCCGCCGCCGCGCGCGAGGCCCATGCCCGCGCGCACACCGACCTGGACTTCACCCGCGTCGATGCGCAGGCCTTCGCCGCCAGCCCCAGCGACTCGATCGACTACGCGGTGATGGAGAAAACCGACCGCGCCGCGGTCGTGCCCGTCAGTTGCGGCTGGAGCGACATCGGCTCGTGGTCCTCGCTGTGGTCGGTCGCGCAACGCGACGAGGACGGCAACCGCCACGAGGGCGACGTCATCTCCGTCGACACGCGCGGCAGCCTGGTGCGCGCCTCCGAGCGCCGCATGATCGCCACCATCGGCGTCGAGGACCTGGTCATCATCGACACCGCCGACGCCACGCTGGTCGCGCGCAAGGACCGCGTGCAGGACGTCAAGACGATCGTCGACCGCCTCAAGGCCGACGGCCGCACCGAGCACCTGTTCCACCGCAAGGTCTACCGCCCGTGGGGCAGCTACGACTCCATCGGCGTGGGCGAGCGCTTCCAGGTCAAGAAGATCGTGGTCAAGCCCGGCGCCGCCCTGAGCCTGCAGAAGCACGCGCACCGCGCCGAACACTGGATCGTGGTCTCCGGCGTCGCCGAGGTGACCTGCGACGAGCGCGTGTTCGACCTGCACGAGAACGAAAGCACCTACATCCCGCAGGGCAGCACCCACCGCCTGCGCAACAACGGCGCCGACCCGGTGGTGCTGATCGAAGTGCAGTCCGGCGGCTACCTGGGCGAGGACGACATCGTCCGGCTGGAGGATGTTTACGGGCGGTCGTGAGCAGTCTGGTGGCCTGATGCGCGTCATTCCCGCGCCACTTCCCGTCATCCCCGCGAACGCGGGGATCCAGGGCCTTTCGCGGGTTGAGCTCGTCATCCCCGCGAAGGCGGG
This genomic interval carries:
- a CDS encoding electron transfer flavoprotein subunit beta/FixA family protein: MKILVGYKRVVDYNVRIQVKPDGSGVITDGVKLSANPFDEIALEEALRLRDKGIATEVIVATIAPADAQAHLRNGLAMGANRAIHVVSDQPVQSLTAARILLKLIEKEQPDLVILGKQAIDDDASQTGQMLATLWGRPQATFASKLEVAGGKATVTREVDAGLETLEVDLPAVITTDLRLNEPRFIKLPDIMKAKSKPMETIALADLAVDAAEGLKTTHHAAPTKRGKGVMVKDAAELVAALKAKGLL
- a CDS encoding class I SAM-dependent methyltransferase, giving the protein MGIGSLSDTLAQDAEGIWRTGATHQVSYAQHGHGECFQVEDRSFWFRHRNDCIASLVANHPFRGALLDIGGGNGYVARRLADEGHEVVLVEPGEVGARNARKGRGLEHVVCATVQDAAFRPGSFGALGLFDVIEHIEDDRGFLQASTPLLAPGGRLYLTVPCHAWLWSGADVEAGHFRRHTRASLERLLDGLYRIDYLGGFFRPLVAPQYLLRALPYRLGLGRRQSLLSAEAEHGAGDGLATRAITALLHREHARIARNQVLGMALAPSALVAATRR
- a CDS encoding mannose-1-phosphate guanylyltransferase/mannose-6-phosphate isomerase, with the translated sequence MLHPVVLSGGSGTRLWPLSRQNQPKQFLSLIGDHSLFQETVLRASRLPGVQPPVTVCSDDHRFMVGEQLQGVGIGNGGILLEPMARNTAPAIALAALHVAAGDPDGLMLVMPADHLIEDEAAFREAVASARRLAEAGWLVTFGIRPDYAETGYGYILRGEPLDEAGFRVARFVEKPDLPTAERYLAEGTYAWNSGMFLFQARRYLEELATHAPAIAAAAREAHARAHTDLDFTRVDAQAFAASPSDSIDYAVMEKTDRAAVVPVSCGWSDIGSWSSLWSVAQRDEDGNRHEGDVISVDTRGSLVRASERRMIATIGVEDLVIIDTADATLVARKDRVQDVKTIVDRLKADGRTEHLFHRKVYRPWGSYDSIGVGERFQVKKIVVKPGAALSLQKHAHRAEHWIVVSGVAEVTCDERVFDLHENESTYIPQGSTHRLRNNGADPVVLIEVQSGGYLGEDDIVRLEDVYGRS